The DNA region gatatattttcatatcGTCGACCCATGAAGCTACCATTTGTTTCTACTTCACTTTTCAAagtttttttaattaaatgGTTAAGTTCATCACATACAAAATTAATTCTATTCTGCATACTTAATTTATGTGTTGCGTCTACATTTTGCACATCATCTCGTATAGAGCCattattcttttcattCTCCAATTCCATAATTCTCCTAgatatatcatcattttcattatcattattatttccatCTTCGCATTGATCcttctttttattaatactTGTTTCGGTAATATTCTCCGTATGATTATTACTATGACGGATGGTTGTACTTACACTATCTccaatataaatattattattattattattatcattattattgttattattattgttattattaattgTATCACCATTCACATATACATCATATTTCTCTTTCATATCATTTGATAAGATGTCCTTTTCTCCACCTTTTGTTTCATTTCCATTTATATGTAGATCATGTGATCCTAAAAATTCATTATTAGAATTAGTTGAAGTAATATTACATTCATTTCTAGATATTTCAAAAATTTCTCTACCTCCTTCTTCACCATTACGATATTGTCCACTTGAATATGCAGTCTCATTAGTTATGTCACGTGCAGATATATTCCAGTTTGCACCTTcttgtttattattattaacaaCCTTATCATTCGAAttagaattattattatatatattttcaattgatttattttttaaataatcataataaaacTTGTATTCCAATTGGTTCAACTTGGTCAGaatttcattattattattcaaaatatCAACTATATGACTCATAGCGTAAAAAGATTCGTTCGCATGGTGAGTTTCAAAAAATTCAGGAGGAAATTCGTCTCGAATACTACGtgataattttatttgtatatcTCCTAAAAATTTCAACATGGCATCATAATTAATATCTTCAAATCTACTTACTTTACgtaaaaattttaaaaattcatgattaaaattaaatacaGTATTTATGCTATTAACATTATCCATAAATTCTTCTTTAACcataaaattttcatttgGAAAAAGTCTCCTATCTATGTTTTCTAAAAATCCTTCTTTTCCTAGTTGTTTACGTCTAAAATTATTTCTAACTCTATTAGATCGTTCAATTGGGTTTATATATCTTCTCTTATATCTTCTATATTCTTCCTCATCATTATCAGATGATTCAGtatcataaaaatttcTTGATCTTCTAAACGGCAATAAATGATTAACAATATTACTTGttctattttttctttcacTTAATTTATGTACAAGATTTAGGTCATGTTCATCCatattatcaaataattCTCTTCCTCTTGTTTCACTTTTTCGAATTCTTGTAGGTTCATTATCTCTAGGTATAATTCTCTTTTCGACTACAAGActatttcttttttcttttgaaAGGGGTTCAATTAGAAAATCGAAATTGTTTGggtcttttttttttcttcccCTTCTTTTACGTTCACTTGTAAAAGTTACTGCTAAAGCATTTTCTGGTATTAATTCGCTTGTAGTAATATTAGTAGTTTCAGCACCTTCGATATATAAATTGGTACTTCTTCTATCATTACCATTAATACTgatactattattattttctatatctTGTAACAAGAGAATTTCATTACTACCTTTTATGTCTTTTTCGATTGATTTTTTCTTACTTTTAGTCCTCCTTCTTCTTATCACCTTTGATGTTACATCCATAACATTTGCACAATTTAATTGTGATGATACTTGATCATCCATAATAACGTCCCCTTGGGGATTGactttattaataatatcattattacTCATTAAAGTATTCTCagtatttatattactttGTGATAAACTATTCATAGGACTACCAGTAGATTTTTCtaaatcattatttatataattatttaaagaTTTTTCTGGCATTACAATCAAAGCgtcattttttaaatcattCGTTTCATTGTGcgatatttttttattctctAACTCGTTATTTGATTCAATGATATCTTTTGTTTcgttattatattcatttttgacataattgatattttttatattttcatcttgTATAGAACTTAAATTcatttcattattttctatagACAATTCATTTTTTACCTCAATATTTTCATCTGTAATTTCCTTTTTAACATAATCAACTTGTTCTACAAGTTCGGCATTCAAAggatataatatatcatttttacTTTTTCTCACAgatttttttcttaattttCTTGTGTTCGTTTTTTCATCAGGATTCTTTTCAATTAACTTTTTACTTCTTCTTTTGTTCACAGTAATATTTACATCTTGACCATTTTGataattttcatttgtAATAGGACTACGTAATGAATTTTCATCAACCAAATTATTTTCACTGTTTAATATTTTGCtttctttattatcaatattataagTTATATctatgttattattattttttaaagcattattactattatgatttaattcatttaattcatttaattcatttaattcgtttaattcatttaattcgtttaattcatttaatttgttTAATTCACTTAATTCCTTTTTTTCATcaatatcttttatatgcttatcatttaataaacCGAAAACCGTGGTGAAAATACCACCTTTTTTATCAGACGcatttttcatattattaacaataatattatcttttgtattattattttcttcatctaATTTATCAGaatttatatctttttcaattttttttgtctcTTTACACTCTGATGATAAATTATCAGTAGTTTCA from Plasmodium gaboni strain SY75 chromosome 14, whole genome shotgun sequence includes:
- a CDS encoding hypothetical protein (conserved Plasmodium protein, unknown function); translation: MKSKKRLQIKKGKNSTCKYNDQEKNKKHITERTDDLHLGLTEVEQNISNVKEEENVLVVDKSNELNTIACNEKNIGLEDKENFLVNINKNYVSETTDNLSSECKETKKIEKDINSDKLDEENNNTKDNIIVNNMKNASDKKGGIFTTVFGLLNDKHIKDIDEKKELSELNKLNELNELNELNELNELNELNELNHNSNNALKNNNNIDITYNIDNKESKILNSENNLVDENSLRSPITNENYQNGQDVNITVNKRRSKKLIEKNPDEKTNTRKLRKKSVRKSKNDILYPLNAELVEQVDYVKKEITDENIEVKNELSIENNEMNLSSIQDENIKNINYVKNEYNNETKDIIESNNELENKKISHNETNDLKNDALIVMPEKSLNNYINNDLEKSTGSPMNSLSQSNINTENTLMSNNDIINKVNPQGDVIMDDQVSSQLNCANVMDVTSKVIRRRRTKSKKKSIEKDIKGSNEILLLQDIENNNSISINGNDRRSTNLYIEGAETTNITTSELIPENALAVTFTSERKRRGRKKKDPNNFDFLIEPLSKEKRNSLVVEKRIIPRDNEPTRIRKSETRGRELFDNMDEHDLNLVHKLSERKNRTSNIVNHLLPFRRSRNFYDTESSDNDEEEYRRYKRRYINPIERSNRVRNNFRRKQLGKEGFLENIDRRLFPNENFMVKEEFMDNVNSINTVFNFNHEFLKFLRKVSRFEDINYDAMLKFLGDIQIKLSRSIRDEFPPEFFETHHANESFYAMSHIVDILNNNNEILTKLNQLEYKFYYDYLKNKSIENIYNNNSNSNDKVVNNNKQEGANWNISARDITNETAYSSGQYRNGEEGGREIFEISRNECNITSTNSNNEFLGSHDLHINGNETKGGEKDILSNDMKEKYDVYVNGDTINNNNNNNNNNDNNNNNNIYIGDSVSTTIRHSNNHTENITETSINKKKDQCEDGNNNDNENDDISRRIMELENEKNNGSIRDDVQNVDATHKLSMQNRINFVCDELNHLIKKTLKSEVETNGSFMGRRYENISERTLYKDYVSTNLYRSKIVKVDEYANEGIQGKKFEEDNGKRRRRRRRRRRNEGNNEDIVTSSYNNDTKNIEGIMMVKYSDYFRKLNEITPNRIEYEKNYNREESSCSSSDESSNYNYVCKKRRNDNNDLNKKDITDNQEYENNKDKLNLTFENINEVHNQKEEMADENEHNLSTSKCNNIENDEVNVYREDTNMHLNNELKNDNMKEKNENNNNDRCSKDKISCDMDCYKIKEEQIDTKNGNNTYITSNETSKETLNIHELNHNDKNFVNHPNCTLQDIIFDNTKSNNINYNSERRDGVIDDVHAGTTDKEEEDNENITHGDSILNDNDIVNINNNTTELERNRRSTHINNNDSLVRIECAHSLRYPTEHQVFQNNEEDFWKTKEFKKNYTDCYNLNIDCNAAIENMTRYEREQTISNLLKDTFNLKDEDYSNLNMDKTQKEILNCLRMISRIKKIFFDECSKMINNQISVLERNYRIPDCSLTLLKNTFGYNENEN